A portion of the Etheostoma cragini isolate CJK2018 chromosome 13, CSU_Ecrag_1.0, whole genome shotgun sequence genome contains these proteins:
- the nf2b gene encoding neurofibromin 2b (merlin), translating to MSILGLKKKQPKTFKVKVITMDAEMEFSCEVKWKGKDLFDLVSRTVGLRETWFFGLRYTVKDTYAWLKPEKRVLDQEVPKDSPITFNFLAKFFPEKVEEELVQEITQHLFFLQVKKQILDEEIFCSPEASVLLASYAVQAKYGDYDPNFHKPGFLAQDELLPKRVLMQYQMTADMWEEKITAWYAEHRGIARDEAEMEYLKIAQDLEMYGVSYFAITQNKRDTDLLLGVDAQGLHIYSPNSKLNPNKSFPWSGIRNISYSEKEFTIKPLDKKKDVFKFYSSQLRVNKLILQLCIGNHDLFMRRRKVDSIEVQQMKAQAKEEKARKKMERQILAREKQMREEAERAKEEMERRLFQLQDEARLANEALLRSEETADLLAEKAQIAEEEAKLLAHKAAEAEQDRQRFEVTAMKTKEEKRLMEQKMREAEQLAVKLVEQSERRLKEADHLKQDLTEAKDAERRAKQKLLEITKTTYPLIAAYSTPPAPPEAADFAYESASTRLDFKDSDMKRLSMEIERERLEYMEKSKHLQDQLKELKTEIESLKLEEQQQQQAGVYSLRNEARAYVQEPVYISHSNRNSAYMSQSQMAFFEEV from the exons ATGTCTATTTTAGGATTGAAGAAGAAACAGCCAAAGACTTTTAAAGTCAAAGTTATCACTATGGATGCGGAAATGGAGTTCAGCTGTGAG gTTAAGTGGAAAGGTAAAGACCTGTTTGACCTGGTGTCTCGTACCGTTGGTTTGAGGGAGACCTGGTTCTTCGGACTCAGGTACACAGTAAAGGACACCTACGCCTGGCTGAAACCAGAGAAACGG GTCTTGGACCAGGAGGTTCCCAAGGACTCTCCcataacatttaatttcctgGCGAAATTCTTCCCAGAAAAAGTAGAAGAAGAGCTGGTCCAAGAGATAACTCAGCACCTCTTCTTCTTACAA GTGAAAAAACAGATATTGGATGAAGAGATATTCTGTTCCCCTGAAGCATCTGTTCTGTTGGCATCATATGCTGTCCAGGCCAAG TATGGGGACTATGACCCAAACTTTCATAAGCCAGGCTTCCTGGCACAAGATGAGCTTTTGCCAAAAAGA GTTTTGATGCAGTACCAAATGACAGCTGACATGTGGGAAGAGAAGATCACAGCTTGGTACGCAGAGCACAGAGGCATTGCCAG GGATGAGGCTGAGATGGAATACTTAAAAATTGCTCAGGACCTCGAGATGTACGGAGTCAGCTACTTTGCCATTACT CAAAATAAGAGGGACACAGACCTGTTACTTGGAGTGGATGCTCAGGGTCTTCACATCTACAGCCCCAACAGCAAACTCAACCCGAACAAATCCTTTCCTTGGAGCGGCATCCGCAACATCTCTTACAGCGAAAAAGAG TTTACAATCAAACCCCTGGATAAGAAGAAAGATGTTTTCAAGTTCTACTCATCTCAACTGCGTGTCAACAAGCTG ATCCTACAGTTGTGCATTGGTAACCATGATCTATtcatgaggaggaggaaggtggACTCTATTGAAGTACAACAGATGAAGGCTCAAGCGAAAGAGGAGAAGGCCCGCAAGAAG ATGGAGCGTCAAATCCTGGCACGGGAAAAACAGATGAGAGAGGAAGCGGAACGTGCAAAAGAAGAGATGGAACGAAGACTTTTCCAGCTGCAGGACGAGGCACGACTGGCTAACGAGGCACTG CTGCGATCCGAGGAGACAGCGGACCTGCTAGCAGAGAAGGCCCAGATTGCTGAGGAGGAGGCCAAGCTGTTGGCCCACAAGGCCGCAGAAGCTGAGCAGGACAGGCAGAGGTTCGAGGTCACCGCCATGAAGACCAAGGAGGAGAAAAGACTGATGGAGCAGAAGATGAGGGAGGCAGAGCAGCTTGCTGTCAAACTGGTGGAGCAGTCTGAGAGGAG GTTAAAGGAGGCAGATCACCTGAAACAGGACCTGACCGAGGCAAAGGATGCTGAGCGGAGAGCCAAACAGAAGCTGCTGGagatcacaaaaacaacataccCT CTCATAGCAGCCTATTCTACTCCCCCTGCTCCTCCTGAAGCAGCCGACTTTGCCTATGAGTCAGCATCTACGCGCCTCGACTTCAAGGACTCTGACATGAAAAGGCTGTCTATGGAGATCGAGAGAGAAAG GTTGGAGTACATGGAGAAGAGTAAACATCTGCAGGACCAGCTGAAGGAACTGAAGACGGAGATCGAGTCTCTGAAgctggaggagcagcagcagcaacaggcGGGCGTCTACAGCCTCCGCAATGAGGCGAGGGCCTACGTCCAGGAGCCTGTCTACATATCACACAGCAAC CGAAACTCTGCATACATGTCTCAGTCTCAGATGGCCTTCTTTGAGGAAGTGTGA